The Candidatus Zixiibacteriota bacterium genome includes a region encoding these proteins:
- a CDS encoding tetratricopeptide repeat protein, with product MTHPAPRRTVSTGIVAYVCTVALFAGASFLPDQRLWGIAVWAYSPLWSRIVLLTCGLVGLYAAMRVVGRTDRAAESSRSDSQYWLISASILVALGVCFILLRNRTHFLGDGYTLLANLADQNPVAKGRNLGEHMVHVWLKDLLGGDPKAAALSSFRMISIGSGLLFVAASAITARFLYTSNLKRVLFTLGLAGGGWALLFFGYAENYSLFTLSIALFLLAGVLHTRGRISRWWILLPLALALFFHSLGATLLPAAAYLLMKDTSLGLAIGQISRQTRTGVIVICGVIGVAIFIQLYTTDYFFRFAFVPFIANRFTIDGYTLLSARHLIDYLNLLMLLFPGLLVLLSLLPEVSLGKILHHAEIRFVLITVAVTMGTMFVLDPKLGMPRDWDLFSLPGIPIVLFALLVLLASSRRNLIGATVLIVFLGFLSLGPRVIGQVQADMAIAQFTDYISIDKQRSRTAWYLLSNYYYERADTTRTIQIEKQREILYPEERMVIAASMLCRQGKCAEAKPTLDHVLVVNPQYADAWASLCTYFIGANRFDSALTCIKIADGLNPYNPGYLNEMGRAYSFLNDFDGARKAWGRSSQIDTVSYAPVFNIARMYQVLGDKKLFLQYLTEASLRRDAPYNISREVGQVCLENGDIPAAAEALSRALRRGMDTAEVRQFAEKYPSLNVIF from the coding sequence ATGACACACCCCGCGCCCCGCCGGACAGTATCTACAGGCATCGTGGCGTACGTCTGCACCGTGGCACTGTTTGCCGGTGCATCTTTTCTCCCCGACCAGCGCCTTTGGGGAATAGCCGTTTGGGCCTATTCCCCGCTGTGGTCGAGGATCGTTCTCCTGACATGCGGTCTGGTTGGTCTGTACGCTGCGATGCGTGTGGTCGGTAGAACGGATCGGGCGGCGGAGTCTTCCCGATCCGATTCGCAATACTGGCTTATCAGTGCGTCGATTCTCGTGGCGCTTGGAGTCTGTTTTATCCTGCTTCGAAATCGGACACACTTTTTAGGTGATGGGTACACGCTGTTGGCCAATCTGGCGGACCAGAATCCAGTCGCAAAAGGACGCAATCTGGGAGAGCATATGGTGCATGTATGGCTGAAAGACTTGCTGGGCGGAGACCCCAAAGCCGCCGCACTCTCCAGTTTTCGGATGATCTCAATCGGCTCTGGTTTGTTATTCGTGGCCGCATCAGCGATAACGGCGCGATTCCTTTACACCTCGAATCTCAAGCGCGTACTGTTTACGCTTGGCCTGGCCGGCGGGGGATGGGCGCTTCTGTTTTTCGGCTACGCGGAGAATTACTCGCTGTTCACGCTCTCGATCGCTCTGTTCCTGCTTGCGGGAGTGCTTCATACTCGCGGCCGGATATCCCGGTGGTGGATCCTGTTGCCATTGGCACTGGCGCTGTTTTTCCACAGCCTCGGCGCGACCCTGCTGCCGGCGGCCGCCTACCTCCTCATGAAGGATACATCGTTGGGCCTGGCGATCGGACAGATAAGCCGACAAACTCGAACCGGTGTGATCGTGATTTGCGGCGTGATCGGCGTCGCGATCTTCATACAATTGTACACGACCGACTATTTCTTCCGATTTGCCTTCGTGCCATTTATTGCCAACCGCTTCACGATCGATGGGTACACCCTGCTGTCCGCGCGACACCTGATCGACTACCTCAATCTGCTGATGCTCCTCTTTCCCGGCCTGCTTGTGCTGCTCTCCCTGCTACCGGAGGTTTCTTTAGGGAAAATCCTGCACCACGCTGAGATCCGGTTCGTACTAATCACAGTTGCCGTTACGATGGGGACGATGTTCGTACTCGACCCCAAGCTGGGCATGCCGCGTGACTGGGATCTGTTCTCGCTTCCAGGAATACCGATTGTCCTCTTTGCCCTGCTCGTCTTGTTGGCATCGTCCAGGCGTAATCTTATCGGCGCGACCGTGCTGATCGTGTTCCTTGGATTTCTCTCCCTTGGTCCGAGAGTAATCGGGCAGGTGCAGGCGGACATGGCTATCGCGCAGTTCACCGATTATATCTCGATTGATAAGCAGCGGAGCCGTACCGCCTGGTATTTGTTGAGCAACTACTACTACGAGCGCGCCGATACGACCCGGACCATCCAGATCGAAAAGCAACGGGAGATACTGTATCCTGAGGAACGCATGGTGATAGCCGCGTCCATGCTATGTCGCCAGGGGAAATGCGCTGAAGCAAAACCAACTCTGGACCATGTATTAGTCGTGAATCCGCAGTACGCGGATGCCTGGGCATCTCTCTGTACCTACTTCATCGGGGCAAATCGGTTCGACAGCGCGCTGACCTGCATCAAGATCGCCGATGGGCTCAATCCGTACAATCCCGGATATCTCAACGAGATGGGACGGGCCTATTCGTTTCTGAACGATTTCGACGGCGCCCGCAAGGCGTGGGGGCGCTCCTCACAGATCGACACGGTCAGCTACGCGCCTGTGTTTAATATTGCCCGGATGTACCAGGTGCTGGGGGATAAGAAACTGTTTCTTCAGTATCTGACTGAGGCTTCCCTCCGGCGGGATGCCCCTTACAACATCTCGCGCGAGGTTGGTCAGGTCTGTCTTGAGAATGGTGATATACCGGCTGCTGCCGAAGCGCTCAGCCGGGCCTTGCGTCGCGGCATGGATACCGCCGAAGTACGTCAATTCGCCGAAAAGTACCCGTCACTGAACGTGATCTTCTGA
- a CDS encoding NAD(+)/NADH kinase: protein MRFGLTANLHRIGAREAIDAVVGWADKHGHDLVLSDSLRSAAPERFRLFKLSHLAAQSEIVISMGGDGTLLSTARAVGASGKPVLGINLGSLGFLTQQTPEELISSLEAVVAGNFQIEERMLLKAETDGRYRLTEPFALNDIVLDRGPGSRILDINLRVNDEDVVTYKSDGLIIATPTGSTAYALAVGGPIMHPKMEAMIAAPIAAFSLTTRPMIFDGADVLQLSVLNRNEEANLTLDGQVGVAVNARETVTIRRADFRLKLITFPDRSFYKLLRNKLHWGRPANYHI from the coding sequence ATGCGATTCGGCCTGACAGCCAACCTTCATAGAATCGGCGCCCGTGAGGCAATCGACGCAGTAGTCGGTTGGGCGGACAAACATGGTCACGATCTGGTTCTCAGTGATTCCCTCAGGTCGGCGGCGCCGGAACGGTTCCGACTTTTCAAGCTAAGTCACTTGGCCGCACAGTCGGAGATCGTCATTTCAATGGGTGGCGACGGCACACTGCTGTCCACGGCACGGGCGGTCGGGGCATCGGGTAAACCGGTACTGGGTATCAATCTCGGATCACTTGGCTTTCTCACTCAGCAAACGCCGGAGGAACTGATCTCGAGTCTTGAAGCGGTTGTGGCCGGTAACTTCCAGATCGAAGAACGGATGCTGCTGAAAGCGGAGACAGATGGTCGATATCGCCTGACGGAACCATTCGCGCTAAACGACATAGTTCTGGACCGGGGACCTGGCAGTCGCATCCTGGATATCAACTTGCGGGTGAACGACGAGGATGTGGTCACATACAAGTCGGACGGTTTGATCATAGCCACACCGACCGGTTCCACCGCCTATGCGCTGGCCGTTGGCGGACCGATCATGCACCCAAAAATGGAGGCAATGATCGCGGCGCCGATCGCCGCGTTTTCTCTTACCACCCGCCCGATGATCTTCGATGGCGCTGATGTATTGCAGTTGTCGGTGCTCAACAGAAACGAAGAAGCGAACCTGACGCTCGATGGCCAGGTCGGCGTGGCTGTAAACGCGCGCGAGACGGTCACCATCAGGCGTGCGGATTTTCGCCTTAAGCTGATCACGTTTCCTGACCGTTCCTTCTATAAGTTGCTTCGCAACAAGCTGCACTGGGGCCGACCGGCCAACTACCACATTTGA
- the tuf gene encoding elongation factor Tu, whose translation MAKEKFIRKKPHVNVGTIGHVDHGKTTLTAAITMVMNKLTGSAIRTFDSIDNAPEERERGITIATAHVEYESGKRHYAHVDCPGHADYVKNMITGAAQMDGAILVVSAADGPMPQTREHILLARQVGVPYIIVFLNKVDMVDDPELLDLVELEVRDLLTTYQFPGDDIPIIRGSALQAMVAGATGTFNPQDAVFKPILDLVEACDTYIPEPKREIDKPFLMPVEDVFSITGRGTVGTGRVERGVIKQGQEVEVVGIRETRKTVVTGVEMFRKLLDEAQAGDNVGLLLRGVDKDDLERGMVLAAPGSITPHKKFKAEVYVLTKEEGGRHTPFFNGYRPQFYFRTTDVTGVVQLPSGVEMTMPGDNVTMEIELITPIAMEKELRFAIREGGRTIGAGVIHEILE comes from the coding sequence ATGGCAAAAGAGAAGTTCATACGGAAGAAGCCGCATGTGAATGTGGGGACGATAGGTCACGTGGATCATGGGAAGACGACGTTGACGGCGGCGATCACGATGGTGATGAACAAGTTGACGGGGAGTGCGATCCGGACGTTTGATTCGATAGATAATGCGCCGGAGGAGCGGGAGCGTGGGATCACGATAGCGACGGCGCACGTGGAGTACGAGTCGGGGAAGCGACATTATGCGCATGTGGACTGTCCGGGTCACGCTGATTACGTGAAGAACATGATCACGGGGGCGGCGCAGATGGACGGAGCGATCCTGGTGGTGAGTGCGGCGGATGGCCCGATGCCGCAGACGCGGGAGCACATTTTGCTGGCTCGTCAGGTGGGGGTGCCGTACATCATCGTGTTTTTGAACAAGGTGGACATGGTGGATGACCCGGAGTTGCTGGATCTGGTGGAGCTTGAGGTGAGGGATTTGTTGACGACGTACCAGTTCCCCGGGGATGATATACCGATCATACGTGGGTCGGCGTTGCAGGCGATGGTGGCGGGAGCGACGGGGACGTTCAATCCGCAGGATGCGGTGTTCAAGCCGATTTTGGATTTGGTGGAGGCGTGCGACACGTACATCCCGGAGCCGAAGCGAGAGATAGACAAGCCGTTTTTGATGCCGGTGGAGGATGTATTTTCGATCACGGGTCGTGGGACGGTGGGGACGGGTCGTGTGGAGCGTGGGGTGATCAAGCAGGGACAGGAGGTGGAGGTAGTGGGGATACGGGAGACGCGGAAGACGGTGGTGACGGGGGTGGAGATGTTCCGGAAGTTGTTGGATGAGGCGCAGGCGGGTGATAATGTGGGGTTGTTGCTGCGTGGGGTGGACAAGGATGATCTGGAGCGAGGGATGGTGTTGGCGGCGCCGGGGAGTATCACGCCGCACAAGAAGTTTAAGGCGGAGGTGTACGTGTTGACGAAAGAGGAGGGGGGTCGTCACACGCCGTTTTTCAACGGGTACCGGCCGCAGTTTTATTTTCGGACGACGGATGTGACGGGGGTGGTGCAGTTGCCGTCGGGGGTGGAGATGACGATGCCTGGGGACAATGTGACGATGGAGATCGAGTTGATCACGCCGATAGCGATGGAGAAGGAGCTGCGGTTCGCCATCCGTGAGGGTGGGCGGACCATCGGCGCCGGCGTCATCCACGAGATCCTGGAATAG
- the rpmG gene encoding 50S ribosomal protein L33, which translates to MPRDRITLACGECKRRNYDTTKNKRLHPERVEFRKFCPFCNKHTAHKETR; encoded by the coding sequence GTGCCAAGAGACAGAATCACCCTGGCCTGCGGCGAGTGCAAACGTCGCAACTACGACACGACCAAGAACAAGCGGTTGCACCCGGAGCGGGTGGAGTTTCGCAAGTTCTGTCCGTTCTGCAACAAGCACACGGCGCACAAGGAGACCAGATAG
- the secE gene encoding preprotein translocase subunit SecE — translation MIEKLKKYLKETLAELQKMTWPTKDELVGSTIIVIVVSLIVAVFIGAVDRGLTLLVRTIFGGGIGG, via the coding sequence ATGATAGAGAAACTGAAAAAGTATCTGAAAGAAACGCTGGCCGAGCTTCAGAAAATGACCTGGCCCACAAAAGACGAACTGGTCGGTTCCACAATCATCGTGATCGTCGTCTCACTCATTGTCGCGGTGTTCATCGGCGCAGTTGACCGGGGACTGACCTTGCTTGTCCGTACCATTTTTGGTGGCGGGATCGGAGGCTAA